TTCGGGCCGGAATCGGGCGTAGGGCGGCGTAGCTCGCGGTTCTGCATCGTGTCCGAAGGAAAAAACCGCACGTGGGTGGCGAGCGGCGATTTTCTGGGCTGGCATGATACAGACGGACTGCACCGCCACAAGTTGCTGCCCGATTACTCGATCATGGCGGCCAAGGCGCGCGAGGGCGGCTTGTGGGTTGCCGGCCGCGACAGGCTCGCAAGATTCGAGGACGGGAAATGGCGCGTTGTGCTGGAGGGCGCCGACTGGCCGGCGGCGCAAGTCGGTATTCAGGATATCTACGAAACCGCCGACGGCGTGCTTTGGCTGGCAACCCGTCGCAACGGCGTGCTCCGGTTCGTTGATGGCAAACTGACGCGCCTGGCCTTGCGACACGACCGCGTCGAATCAATTAACGAAGACATAGACGGCAATGTGTGGCTCGGCACCAATGGCGGCGGCCTCATCCGGCTGAAACGAAAACACCACGTGATCATAAACACGGCGCTGGGCATGCCCAAGGACACCAGTTCCTCCATCACCGAGGACGAGACGGGCGCGCTCTGGTTCGCCAACCAGTCGGGCGGCCCGGTACGCATCAAGAACGGTCTGACGCTCGTGATTCGCACGGGATCCGGGCGCATCCCCTACGCAAGCAACATTTGCGCCGACCAGCGCGGCACCGTTTGGATCGGCGCGCTCGACGGACTCTACTCCACACCCGCTGTGCAGCCGAGTGATGATGCGCGGGTGCTGCGCCGCCACGATTTCAACATCACCAATGTCCAGACACTCTTTTGCGCCAGCGGCGGCGATGTCTGGATAAGCTGGGCAAACGGGCGCATCGGACGCCTGCACGATGAAAAATTGCGCGAGTTCACAAAAAAGGAAGGCTGGCCCGGAAAACGTGTCGCCGGCGTGATCGAACAACAAGGCCCTGATGGCCCGGAGATCTGGGTCGCCACGCATTACGGCCTGTTGTTCAAACTCGCAAAAGACAGTGAAAGCTTCGCCGAGCAGCCCCTCCCTCCCAAGCTGAAAGCCGTCCAGATTTACGCACTCCATGCGGACGCCGACAACCGGCTCTGGCTGGCCACCTCGGTCGGCTTGCTGCTCTGGGACAAACAAAATCCAATGCTCTTCACCTGCGCGGATGGTTTCCCGGACGACGTCCTTTACCAAGTCATTTCCGACAACCACAACCGCCTCTGGACAAGCAGTCGTCGCGGTATCTTTTGCGTCGAAATCGGCAAACTGCTCGCCGCGAAATTAGCGCCGGGCCGCTCCGTCCCCGTCACACTCTTTGGCCGCGACGATAATCTCGAAGGACTCTCCGGCATGATCGGCGGGCAGCCCATGACATGGAAAAGCCGTGACGGGCGCGTATGGTTCGCGACCTACCGCGGCGTGGTGGGCTTCGACGCCACCAGGCCGTCCGTGGAGACAGCAAGGAAACAGCCGGTTTACATTGACGGCCTGTCCGCAAACGGCGCTTACACCGGCATTCACTCCGGCAACGCTCCCGGCGACAGCCAAAAGCCTCTGCGCATCGGCCCCCATGCAACGCAGGTCGAGTTCTCGTTTGCCGCGCTGAACTTTTCATCGCCGGAGCGCACGCGCGTGCGCCGCATGCTGGAGGGTTTCGACTTGGACTGGATCGATGCCACTGGGGAACGCTCCAGCGTGTATTCCCGCCTGCTGCCCGGAAAATACATTTTCCACGTCGAGAGCATGGATGCCGGCGGCAGCGCGCCCGGCGCGCAAAGTTCGCTCGTGATTGAAATCGCGGCCACATGGTGGCAGACTGGCTGGTTCCGCGCCGCCATCGCGCTGGTCATCGTCTTTGCCGTGGCGTGGATCGCGCGCCGCGTCTCGAACCGCATACTCCGGCAACGCCTGCGCCGCCTCGAACTCGAAAAGGCCCTCGACCGGGAACGCGTCCGGATCGCGCGCGACCTTCATGACGAGCTCGGCAGCCGCATAAGCCAGGTGGGATTTGTCGCCGACTCCGTCTGCCGCAAGGCCGACGACCCTCGGCAAAAGGAAAAACTCTCGGGACTCGCCATCCAGTCGCGAGAGCTCGTCGAGGACCTCCATCGCATCGTGTGGACTGTAAACCCACAAAACGACTCGTGGCAGCGGCTCGCAGCCTACATATCACGCTACACCCAGCGCCTTCTGCATGACACACCCATTACCTGCACCATTGACGGGGTGGATGCCATTCCCGACATCCCCGTGACACCCGAAATCCGCCACCACCTTGCTGCCATCACAAAGGAAGCGCTGAACAACACGCTCAAATATGCGCAGGCCGACCACATCAAAATCCAGATGAACGCCGACCACGGGCACTTTACAATGAGCATCAGCGACAACGGCCGCGGCTTCGATCCAGCGGCATTGCGGGAAGATGACCACTACGGCTTGGACAACATGCGCGAGCGCATGGCCGAAGCCGGAGGACAAATCGAAATCAAAGCCGGCCCAGGCGAAGGCACCCAAATCATGCTCAACATATCCTTGCAGTATCGCCCGCCCCATTCCCCTGGGAACAGCGATTGATCCACCATTTTCCCCAATATCCCAATGCCCATCTCAGTTGCCATAGTCGAAGACAGCGCCGCATGGACCAAGGAACTCGAACAGGTCATCGCCCGTGACTCCGGGCTTCAGCTCGCGTGCACCTGCCGCCGCATGCGCAGCGCGCTCAAACAGATTCCCCCGCTCACGCCCGATGTCGTGCTCATGGACATCAATCTGCCCGATGGCTCGGGCATCGAAGCCACCGCCCGACTCAAGGACATGCTGCCCAAAACCGAGGTGCTCATCTTTACCGTTTACGAGGACACCGAGGAAATATTCAGGGCGCTCGAAGCCGGCGCAAGCGGCTACCTGTTGAAACGCTCATCCGATGCCGACGTCCTGAATGCGATTCACAACCTCATGAAAGGCGAGGTGCCGATGACCGGGGAAATCGCGCGCAAGATCATCCAGTCATTCCAGAAAAAACAGCCCATCCCGAAGGAACGCATAAAAGATGAAAACCTGACGCGCCGGGAAATGGACATCCTGCAAGCGCTGGCCCGCGGACTCTCGATGAAGGAAATCGCCAAGGAATGTTCGATCAGCCCCGGCACGGTGAATTGCCATCTGAAAAACATCTACGCCAAACTCCACGTCCACTCCCGCATGGAGGCCGTGATGAAGTTTCTCGGGTGAGTTTCGCTCCTGCATGCACGGTACCCAGCGCCGGGCATTTTGAATCGGGCGGATGCAATCCTGTTTAAAACGTTTTATCGTCGGTTTTTGTCGCCATCGCCATGCGCCTTGTCCAGTCGCAGACTTGGATGTGTCGTGAGAATTGTCATCTGTTGAATGGCAATCTGGTTGAGGCGTTCGAGACGTTCTTTTTGCGGGAGTTTTTCGGAAATGAATAGGGCGTTGAGATTTTCCAAGTTGGAGAGGCAAACGAGTTGGGTGGTGCCGGCCTCGTCGCGCATGTTTCCCTTTTTGCCGGGGTTGGCGGCGCGCCATTGCGCGGCGGTTTTACCGAAGAGCGCAAGGTTGAGCACGTCGGCTTCGCTGGCGTAGATTTGCGAGGTCTGGCTTGGCGTGAGTTTTTCCGGGATCAGGTGTGTCTGAATGGCGTCCGTATGAATGCGGTAGTTAATGCGGGCAAGGTTGCGGCGGATGTCCCAGCCAAGGGTTTTGCGCTCCTCATCCTTGAGCCGTTGAAACTCTTTTATGAGATAGAGTTTGAACTCGACCGAAATCCACGACGCGAACTCGAAGGCGATGTCCTTGTGGGCGTAGGTGCCACCATAGCGTCCGGGTTTGGATACGAGCCCGATGGCTCCGGTCTTTTCGATCCATTGCTTGGGAGTAAGGGTGAAACTGTTCAGACCTGCTTGAATTCTAAACCCGTCGAATTCGACGGGTTTAAAACTGGGATTATTGAGTTGTTCCCAGATGCCGAGAAACTCAAGCGTGTTACGATTGCGCAGCCAGTTGCGGATGAGATCGTCGGTGCTGTCTTGGTTCTTGTAACGGGCGATGTCCGTGAGGCTGATGAAATCGTCCTCATTATGCGTGTAGTGGGCAA
This genomic stretch from Termitidicoccus mucosus harbors:
- a CDS encoding KilA-N domain-containing protein, coding for MTKLTVLDQDVAHYTHNEDDFISLTDIARYKNQDSTDDLIRNWLRNRNTLEFLGIWEQLNNPSFKPVEFDGFRIQAGLNSFTLTPKQWIEKTGAIGLVSKPGRYGGTYAHKDIAFEFASWISVEFKLYLIKEFQRLKDEERKTLGWDIRRNLARINYRIHTDAIQTHLIPEKLTPSQTSQIYASEADVLNLALFGKTAAQWRAANPGKKGNMRDEAGTTQLVCLSNLENLNALFISEKLPQKERLERLNQIAIQQMTILTTHPSLRLDKAHGDGDKNRR
- a CDS encoding sensor histidine kinase, translating into MLSIGEFVVSTWHGEGGLPHNAINDVVRDPRGFLWLGTQGGVARFDGRYFIDYPMPGEFAQGRPEIRALAVEDECTMVMLTGHGKLVRLRDGKFEPHPADALIRNASAADLAVDETGALWIGTVAPVSLMRWDGRRMETFGPESGVGRRSSRFCIVSEGKNRTWVASGDFLGWHDTDGLHRHKLLPDYSIMAAKAREGGLWVAGRDRLARFEDGKWRVVLEGADWPAAQVGIQDIYETADGVLWLATRRNGVLRFVDGKLTRLALRHDRVESINEDIDGNVWLGTNGGGLIRLKRKHHVIINTALGMPKDTSSSITEDETGALWFANQSGGPVRIKNGLTLVIRTGSGRIPYASNICADQRGTVWIGALDGLYSTPAVQPSDDARVLRRHDFNITNVQTLFCASGGDVWISWANGRIGRLHDEKLREFTKKEGWPGKRVAGVIEQQGPDGPEIWVATHYGLLFKLAKDSESFAEQPLPPKLKAVQIYALHADADNRLWLATSVGLLLWDKQNPMLFTCADGFPDDVLYQVISDNHNRLWTSSRRGIFCVEIGKLLAAKLAPGRSVPVTLFGRDDNLEGLSGMIGGQPMTWKSRDGRVWFATYRGVVGFDATRPSVETARKQPVYIDGLSANGAYTGIHSGNAPGDSQKPLRIGPHATQVEFSFAALNFSSPERTRVRRMLEGFDLDWIDATGERSSVYSRLLPGKYIFHVESMDAGGSAPGAQSSLVIEIAATWWQTGWFRAAIALVIVFAVAWIARRVSNRILRQRLRRLELEKALDRERVRIARDLHDELGSRISQVGFVADSVCRKADDPRQKEKLSGLAIQSRELVEDLHRIVWTVNPQNDSWQRLAAYISRYTQRLLHDTPITCTIDGVDAIPDIPVTPEIRHHLAAITKEALNNTLKYAQADHIKIQMNADHGHFTMSISDNGRGFDPAALREDDHYGLDNMRERMAEAGGQIEIKAGPGEGTQIMLNISLQYRPPHSPGNSD
- a CDS encoding response regulator, which gives rise to MPISVAIVEDSAAWTKELEQVIARDSGLQLACTCRRMRSALKQIPPLTPDVVLMDINLPDGSGIEATARLKDMLPKTEVLIFTVYEDTEEIFRALEAGASGYLLKRSSDADVLNAIHNLMKGEVPMTGEIARKIIQSFQKKQPIPKERIKDENLTRREMDILQALARGLSMKEIAKECSISPGTVNCHLKNIYAKLHVHSRMEAVMKFLG